The Algoriphagus sanaruensis genome window below encodes:
- a CDS encoding arginase: protein MRKIKLVEVRSEIAAGTRGASLGIDAVKIASLDKKSNFFTQFDPINVQDANSFLWKGNKFPHAKYIDGVYQVLKNVYSTIESLRLEKKFPIVLAGDHSTAAGTIMGIKAAHPEKRLGVIWIDAHADLHTPYTTPSGNMHGMPLAMTAQLDNIECQVNTPSSETITFWEKIKKIGGDHPKILPSDIIFISVRDTETPEDYLMNHYGIRNFSTQEVREKGVKSIAVEALELLKDCDQLYISFDVDSLDSSISVGTGTPVPNGLTVAEAIELNAELIKDKRVCCWEIVEVNPTLDTENTMAEIAFDVLEITTKSLVENF from the coding sequence ATGAGAAAAATTAAATTAGTGGAAGTTAGGTCCGAAATAGCTGCTGGAACAAGAGGCGCTAGTTTAGGAATCGATGCAGTCAAAATCGCCAGTTTGGACAAAAAATCGAACTTTTTCACCCAATTTGACCCGATCAATGTGCAAGATGCGAATAGCTTTCTTTGGAAGGGAAACAAGTTTCCTCATGCTAAATACATTGATGGAGTCTACCAAGTTTTAAAAAATGTTTACTCCACGATTGAATCCCTTCGATTAGAAAAGAAATTCCCGATCGTACTTGCCGGAGATCATAGTACTGCTGCTGGGACGATCATGGGAATTAAGGCAGCTCATCCTGAAAAAAGACTTGGAGTAATCTGGATTGATGCACATGCAGATCTGCATACACCTTACACCACCCCTTCTGGAAATATGCATGGGATGCCACTCGCCATGACTGCTCAGTTGGATAATATCGAATGTCAAGTCAACACCCCCAGCTCTGAAACGATCACTTTCTGGGAAAAAATCAAAAAAATCGGAGGTGATCATCCAAAAATACTTCCTTCAGATATAATTTTTATTTCAGTAAGAGACACCGAAACTCCTGAAGATTATCTCATGAATCATTATGGGATTCGGAATTTTTCGACCCAGGAAGTCAGAGAAAAAGGAGTCAAATCGATCGCAGTAGAAGCACTGGAGCTCTTAAAAGATTGTGACCAACTCTATATCTCTTTTGATGTGGACAGTTTGGACAGTTCAATTTCAGTTGGAACTGGAACCCCGGTTCCCAATGGGCTTACTGTAGCGGAAGCTATTGAACTCAACGCAGAACTAATCAAAGACAAGCGAGTATGTTGTTGGGAAATCGTGGAGGTGAATCCCACCCTGGACACTGAAAATACAATGGCTGAAATTGCATTTGATGTTTTAGAAATTACGACCAAATCGCTAGTAGAAAACTTCTAA
- the argS gene encoding arginine--tRNA ligase, with product MNFQESIIKGIQLAFQNIFNHELSEEQISLSPTKKEFEGSYTFVVFPFLKISQTTPENTANQIGDYLKANVPAVSDYNVVKGFLNLVLNERVWLDLFQKLYSTDSVGQYPSNGQKVMVEYSSPNTNKPLHLGHLRNNFLGYSVAEILKAYGYDVIKANLVNDRGIHICKSMVAYQHFGNGETPTSSGLKGDHLAGKYYVKFDVEYKAQIKNLIAEGQSEEEAKKNAPILLEAQEMLRQWEAGDEEVVSLWKQMNAWVYEGFDATYKRMGVDFDKFYYESNTYLLGKDIVEEGLAKGVFFKKENGSVWVDLTEEGLDEKLVLRGDGTSVYITQDMGTADLKYKDFAIDKSVYVVGNEQDYHFDVLFKIMRKLGRSYGPGLYHLSYGMVDLPTGKMKSREGTVVDADDLIQEMIETAEHHTKELGKIEGFTNEQAKELYEILGLGALKYFLLKVDPKKRMLFNPQESIEFQGYTGPFVQYSHARIAAILRKAEQIGVDFQAPDFSNVHEIAESETALIQILNDFDRKIKLAAEEFAPSIIAQYLFDLAKEYNRFYADLPIFHEKDQAIQAFRVALSAQTAKTIKRGMSLLGIQVPERM from the coding sequence ATGAACTTTCAAGAATCAATCATAAAGGGCATTCAGCTCGCGTTCCAGAATATTTTCAATCACGAACTCTCCGAGGAGCAGATCAGCTTATCCCCAACAAAAAAAGAATTTGAAGGAAGTTACACTTTTGTGGTTTTTCCTTTTCTGAAAATTTCTCAGACTACTCCAGAAAATACAGCCAATCAAATTGGTGACTATTTAAAGGCTAATGTTCCTGCTGTTAGCGATTACAATGTCGTCAAGGGATTTCTCAATTTGGTATTGAATGAGCGAGTTTGGTTGGACTTATTCCAAAAGCTTTACAGCACGGATTCGGTTGGTCAATATCCATCCAATGGTCAAAAGGTAATGGTGGAATATTCCTCTCCGAATACCAACAAACCTCTTCACCTAGGACACCTTCGAAATAACTTTTTGGGATACTCGGTAGCTGAAATCCTGAAAGCTTATGGATATGACGTGATCAAGGCGAATTTGGTCAATGACCGAGGTATTCATATTTGCAAGTCCATGGTCGCCTACCAGCACTTTGGAAATGGCGAAACTCCAACTTCCTCCGGACTTAAAGGAGATCATTTGGCAGGTAAATATTACGTCAAGTTTGATGTAGAATACAAAGCTCAGATCAAGAACCTGATCGCTGAAGGTCAATCAGAAGAAGAAGCTAAAAAAAATGCACCGATACTTCTTGAAGCACAAGAGATGCTCCGTCAATGGGAGGCTGGTGACGAGGAAGTAGTTTCTCTTTGGAAGCAAATGAACGCTTGGGTTTATGAAGGTTTCGATGCCACTTACAAACGAATGGGAGTTGATTTCGATAAGTTTTATTACGAATCAAACACCTACTTATTAGGTAAGGATATTGTCGAAGAAGGACTTGCGAAAGGTGTCTTTTTCAAAAAGGAAAATGGCTCTGTTTGGGTTGATTTGACGGAAGAAGGACTGGATGAAAAATTGGTACTTCGTGGAGATGGCACTTCGGTGTACATCACCCAAGACATGGGGACAGCTGATTTAAAATACAAGGATTTCGCAATTGACAAATCTGTATATGTAGTTGGTAATGAACAGGATTACCACTTTGATGTCTTGTTCAAAATCATGAGGAAACTAGGTCGAAGTTATGGCCCAGGTCTGTATCATCTATCCTATGGAATGGTGGATTTACCAACTGGAAAGATGAAATCCCGTGAGGGAACTGTCGTCGATGCAGATGACCTGATCCAAGAAATGATCGAAACTGCGGAGCACCACACCAAAGAACTTGGTAAGATCGAAGGTTTTACCAATGAACAAGCCAAAGAACTGTATGAAATCTTGGGATTAGGAGCACTGAAGTATTTTCTTCTGAAGGTGGACCCTAAAAAGAGAATGCTCTTTAATCCACAAGAATCGATCGAATTTCAAGGCTATACTGGTCCATTTGTCCAATATTCCCATGCTCGAATTGCAGCTATCTTGAGAAAAGCAGAACAGATTGGGGTTGACTTTCAAGCCCCAGATTTCTCTAATGTCCATGAAATCGCGGAATCTGAAACAGCCCTGATCCAAATCTTGAATGACTTCGATCGAAAAATTAAACTGGCTGCAGAAGAATTTGCACCATCCATTATTGCCCAATACCTCTTCGACTTGGCAAAAGAATACAATCGATTCTATGCTGATCTTCCGATTTTCCATGAAAAAGATCAAGCTATTCAAGCCTTTAGAGTTGCTCTTTCTGCTCAAACTGCCAAAACAATCAAAAGAGGAATGAGTTTGCTCGGTATACAAGTTCCAGAACGCATGTAA
- a CDS encoding SDR family oxidoreductase, producing MSDLFSLSGKKIAFSGATGVLGKTMAVHLAKEGAELLILGRTPEKVSDLVSEINSHGGKAWGYYVDVTDEDSISKVAQVIEAQHGHIDILINSAGGNMPGAVVRPDQNFLDLDTDALRKVMDLNYLGTVLPIKALLPLMLKKGKGNILNISSMAASRPMTRVMGYASAKAAIDNLTKWLSVELAQKHGPNFRVNAIAPGFFLTEQNRTLLTEADKTLTVRGKQIISHTPMSRFGKPEDLLGALQWLCSDASAFVTGTIIPVDGGFSAYSGV from the coding sequence ATGAGCGATCTTTTCTCCCTTTCGGGTAAAAAAATAGCCTTTTCCGGAGCCACCGGAGTACTAGGAAAAACAATGGCAGTTCACTTGGCCAAGGAAGGTGCGGAACTTTTGATTTTGGGAAGAACACCAGAAAAAGTGAGTGACCTTGTGAGTGAAATTAACTCACACGGAGGAAAAGCTTGGGGATATTATGTCGATGTGACTGATGAAGATTCTATTTCAAAAGTTGCTCAAGTCATAGAAGCGCAACATGGCCACATTGATATCCTGATCAATTCGGCGGGAGGAAACATGCCTGGTGCAGTAGTTCGCCCCGATCAAAACTTCCTAGACTTGGACACAGACGCATTGCGAAAAGTAATGGATCTAAATTATTTGGGAACCGTGCTTCCGATCAAGGCCTTACTTCCACTTATGCTCAAAAAAGGAAAGGGAAACATTCTGAACATTAGTTCAATGGCTGCTTCTAGACCTATGACACGAGTAATGGGATATGCTTCTGCCAAAGCCGCCATCGATAATTTAACCAAATGGCTTTCCGTAGAACTTGCTCAAAAGCATGGACCTAATTTCCGTGTGAATGCGATCGCTCCAGGTTTTTTCCTGACAGAACAAAATAGAACCCTATTAACGGAGGCAGATAAGACCTTGACAGTACGAGGAAAACAAATTATTTCACATACTCCCATGAGTAGATTTGGAAAACCTGAAGATCTTTTGGGAGCTCTTCAATGGCTTTGCAGTGATGCATCTGCTTTTGTCACAGGTACGATCATCCCCGTCGATGGAGGATTCAGTGCTTATTCGGGAGTATAG
- a CDS encoding acyl-CoA dehydrogenase: MNLTALPNFSDHSEDTFKLILDAAEQIATNSLYPIFREMDRQEPQLIDGLIRIHPGMKSIIQKFGQDGWVNAIFPYDEGGQQLPWTIHMAAGFIFQAANYSASVFPFLTTGAANLIRTFGSEQLKENYLPKMYSGNWQGTMALTEPDAGSSLSDLSTTAFPTDQPGVFKIRGQKIYISAGDHDACENIIHLMLARISGAPSGTKGISLFVVPKIRLDGKPNDVLTQGIYHKMGYKGAPIAHLMMGSQDDCEGYLVGEENLGLKYMFQMMNEARLGVGMNAVAIATAAFHASLTYAKERPQGRKANEKDLQKPQIPIIEHADVKRMLLVQKCITEGSLALLIYCGILSDKIAQESDKELKLKQETLLDFLTPIAKSYPSEMGVISTSHAVQVLGGAGYTTDFPVEQYFRESRIHPIHEGTTGIHGLDLLGRKVWMEDGLGWKLWLNEIQEGIGEAKRWSELIDLSTSFEKQLTTFIEASGQMFEKRKLGAEILLADASLFLEACGIVSIAWMWVKQAITAQEKLQNGTQETHFYLGKIEAFRYFISYELPKLTGIIQRFYASDFPTLTMEKEWF; this comes from the coding sequence TTGAATTTGACTGCCCTACCCAATTTTTCGGACCATTCGGAAGACACCTTCAAGCTGATTTTGGATGCTGCAGAGCAGATTGCTACCAATTCGCTTTACCCAATTTTCAGAGAAATGGATCGCCAAGAGCCTCAATTAATCGATGGCTTGATTCGTATTCATCCCGGAATGAAATCAATCATCCAAAAGTTTGGTCAGGATGGATGGGTTAATGCAATTTTTCCCTATGATGAAGGTGGACAACAACTCCCTTGGACGATTCACATGGCTGCTGGTTTTATTTTCCAAGCAGCCAATTATTCAGCAAGTGTTTTCCCGTTTTTAACTACTGGAGCAGCTAACTTGATTCGGACTTTTGGCTCAGAACAATTAAAGGAAAACTATTTACCCAAGATGTATTCTGGCAACTGGCAAGGCACAATGGCTTTGACAGAACCTGATGCTGGAAGTTCCTTATCCGATTTGAGTACAACAGCATTCCCAACAGATCAACCGGGAGTATTTAAGATCAGAGGACAAAAAATATACATTTCTGCAGGTGATCATGATGCTTGCGAAAACATCATTCATCTTATGTTGGCTAGGATTTCAGGAGCTCCTTCAGGCACGAAGGGAATTTCACTTTTTGTGGTTCCAAAAATCCGGCTGGATGGAAAACCAAATGACGTGCTGACGCAAGGTATTTATCATAAAATGGGCTATAAAGGAGCTCCCATTGCTCATTTGATGATGGGAAGCCAAGATGACTGTGAAGGGTATCTTGTTGGAGAGGAAAATCTCGGATTAAAATACATGTTTCAGATGATGAATGAAGCTCGACTTGGGGTAGGAATGAACGCCGTTGCTATTGCCACAGCAGCTTTTCATGCTTCTTTAACCTATGCTAAAGAACGTCCTCAAGGCAGAAAAGCAAATGAAAAGGATCTTCAAAAACCACAAATACCAATCATTGAACATGCAGATGTCAAACGAATGCTTCTTGTCCAGAAATGTATCACTGAAGGGAGCTTAGCATTGTTGATTTATTGCGGAATCCTTTCCGATAAAATAGCTCAGGAATCGGATAAGGAACTAAAGCTGAAACAAGAGACTTTACTCGATTTCTTAACGCCAATTGCAAAGAGTTATCCTTCCGAAATGGGAGTTATCAGTACTTCCCATGCAGTTCAAGTGTTGGGAGGTGCAGGATATACCACTGATTTTCCGGTAGAACAATATTTTCGAGAATCCAGAATTCACCCAATCCATGAAGGCACCACAGGGATTCATGGATTAGATCTCTTGGGCAGAAAAGTTTGGATGGAAGATGGCTTAGGGTGGAAACTTTGGCTTAATGAAATACAGGAAGGCATTGGTGAAGCTAAACGATGGTCAGAACTAATTGATTTAAGCACCTCGTTCGAAAAACAGTTGACCACGTTTATTGAAGCTTCGGGCCAAATGTTTGAAAAACGGAAATTAGGCGCAGAAATATTGCTGGCAGATGCGAGTCTTTTTTTAGAGGCTTGCGGAATTGTTTCAATCGCTTGGATGTGGGTAAAACAAGCTATCACTGCCCAAGAAAAACTTCAAAACGGTACGCAGGAAACCCATTTCTATCTGGGAAAAATTGAAGCTTTCCGATATTTTATTTCCTATGAATTACCCAAACTAACAGGGATCATACAGCGATTCTATGCCTCAGACTTCCCTACTTTAACCATGGAAAAAGAGTGGTTTTAA
- a CDS encoding DUF5715 family protein, translated as MKKSTLLFISSFTIVFSIYLFAVITFQPELKEEISLYIEQFLKTKKSKLVEVSESAPVKVEKTENLIPFSGRLKKDTYEEHLGVAGKQGLELIRNDYHLFQKVFELALVKIEKGKGYQVDTLTHSFPYLTPTSKEILEEIGLAYEGLAGKDQFFTISSATRTEEQQNALKRRNRNATDGESSHSFGVSVDISYIRFNGIRNWDGNAQKNLETVLNHFQQTGKIYVIKERKQSCYHITFR; from the coding sequence ATGAAGAAATCCACCCTTCTGTTTATTTCCTCCTTTACGATAGTTTTTTCAATCTACCTATTTGCTGTTATTACATTTCAGCCAGAACTAAAAGAGGAAATATCCCTATACATCGAGCAGTTTTTGAAGACTAAAAAATCCAAGCTCGTCGAGGTAAGCGAATCAGCTCCAGTGAAAGTTGAAAAAACTGAAAACCTAATTCCATTTTCCGGAAGACTCAAAAAGGACACTTACGAAGAACATTTGGGAGTAGCTGGAAAACAAGGCCTGGAATTAATAAGGAATGATTATCACCTATTCCAAAAGGTTTTTGAACTTGCCTTAGTGAAGATCGAAAAAGGAAAAGGATACCAAGTGGATACTCTAACCCACAGTTTTCCTTATTTAACTCCAACATCAAAAGAAATACTCGAAGAAATCGGCCTGGCATATGAAGGCCTAGCGGGAAAAGATCAATTTTTCACTATCTCTTCTGCAACCCGAACTGAAGAGCAACAAAATGCTCTCAAACGTAGAAATCGGAATGCTACTGATGGTGAAAGTTCACATTCCTTTGGGGTATCAGTAGATATCTCCTATATCCGTTTCAATGGCATAAGAAATTGGGATGGTAATGCACAGAAAAATTTGGAAACAGTTCTCAATCACTTTCAGCAAACTGGAAAAATCTACGTAATCAAAGAACGGAAACAGAGCTGTTATCACATTACCTTTCGGTAG
- the uxuA gene encoding mannonate dehydratase: MSFKMEQTMRWYGPKDPVSLRDIRQAGATGIVSALHHVPNGEVWSREEIKTRKQIIEDAGLTWSVVESVPVHEQIKTRTGNYQQFIANYQQTIRNLAAEGITTVCYNFMPILDWTRTNLEYELPNGAKALLYEKKAVVAFDLFILQRPEAFQEYSKEEIEETKAYYEALSPDVKQLIIDNILKGLPGSEIGYTMDEFRAMLKTYEGIDAKKLADHLRLFLDSVTPVAEEEGVFLCIHPDDPPFSLYGLPRVVSTAADARRILKETPSHHNGLTFCTGSYGVRSDNDLPAMVREFGERIHFIHLRSTKSTPEGNFFEDNHLEGDVPMVDVIHEILNWQEKRGKSIPMRPDHGHQMLDDLNKKVSNPGYTGIGRLKGLAEIRGVEEALLWMKKK, encoded by the coding sequence ATGAGCTTTAAAATGGAACAAACGATGCGCTGGTACGGTCCTAAAGACCCCGTAAGCCTACGCGATATACGTCAAGCTGGAGCCACTGGAATAGTCAGTGCCCTTCATCATGTGCCAAATGGCGAAGTCTGGAGCCGAGAAGAAATTAAAACCAGGAAACAGATAATAGAAGATGCAGGCTTGACTTGGTCAGTGGTAGAATCTGTTCCTGTCCACGAACAAATCAAAACCCGAACTGGTAATTACCAGCAGTTCATCGCAAATTATCAGCAGACGATCCGAAACTTAGCCGCTGAAGGAATAACCACTGTTTGCTATAATTTCATGCCCATCTTGGATTGGACCAGAACCAATCTAGAATATGAACTCCCAAATGGTGCTAAGGCCCTTCTTTATGAAAAAAAGGCTGTGGTTGCCTTTGATTTATTCATTCTTCAACGTCCTGAGGCATTCCAAGAATATTCTAAAGAAGAAATTGAGGAAACCAAGGCCTATTATGAAGCGCTGTCTCCTGATGTCAAACAGCTAATCATAGATAATATTTTAAAGGGTCTTCCTGGTTCTGAGATCGGTTATACCATGGATGAATTTCGCGCCATGCTTAAAACCTACGAAGGAATCGATGCGAAAAAACTAGCCGATCATCTCCGCTTATTTCTAGACTCAGTTACTCCTGTAGCTGAAGAAGAAGGCGTCTTTCTATGTATTCATCCAGATGACCCTCCATTTTCATTGTATGGACTCCCTCGTGTGGTAAGTACTGCGGCGGATGCAAGAAGAATTTTGAAAGAAACTCCAAGCCATCACAACGGCCTGACCTTTTGCACGGGAAGCTATGGAGTACGCTCTGACAATGATCTTCCTGCCATGGTCCGAGAATTTGGGGAACGAATTCATTTTATCCATTTAAGAAGCACCAAGAGTACTCCTGAGGGTAATTTCTTCGAAGACAATCATCTGGAAGGCGATGTGCCTATGGTAGACGTCATTCATGAGATTTTAAATTGGCAGGAAAAAAGAGGAAAAAGCATTCCAATGAGACCTGATCATGGCCATCAAATGTTGGATGATTTGAATAAAAAGGTCTCCAATCCTGGCTATACCGGCATTGGTCGGTTGAAGGGATTGGCAGAGATCCGAGGAGTAGAAGAAGCTTTGCTTTGGATGAAAAAGAAATAA
- a CDS encoding UDP-glucuronic acid decarboxylase family protein, giving the protein MKRILVSGGAGFLGSHLCDKLLAEGHEVLCVDNFFTGNRRNIHHLLDNKNFELLRHDVTHPLYVEVDEIYNLACPASPIHYQFDPVQTTKTSVIGAMNMLGLAKRLKIRILQASTSEVYGDPEIHPQPESYRGNVNTLGPRACYDEGKRCAETLFFDYNRQHGVPIKVMRIFNTYGPRMHPNDGRVVSNFIVQALKGQDITIYGDGKQTRSFCYVDDNIDGMYKLMNSREGFTGPVNIGNPGEFTMLELAQQVIELTNSSSKLVFMPLPQDDPMQRKPVIDLAKQELGWEPKIPLKEGLVKTIAYFDSILSE; this is encoded by the coding sequence ATGAAAAGAATTTTAGTAAGTGGTGGTGCAGGATTTCTTGGTAGCCACCTTTGTGATAAACTTCTCGCTGAAGGTCATGAAGTTTTGTGTGTAGATAACTTTTTCACCGGAAATCGGAGAAACATTCACCACCTGTTAGACAATAAAAACTTTGAACTTCTTCGACATGATGTCACGCATCCTTTGTATGTAGAAGTTGATGAAATTTATAACCTCGCTTGCCCAGCCTCTCCGATTCATTACCAATTTGACCCAGTTCAAACCACCAAGACTTCCGTCATTGGTGCGATGAATATGCTTGGTCTAGCCAAAAGATTAAAAATCAGAATCCTTCAAGCTTCTACTTCTGAAGTTTATGGTGATCCTGAAATTCACCCGCAACCTGAATCCTATCGTGGCAATGTAAACACCTTAGGACCTCGAGCCTGCTATGATGAAGGTAAAAGATGTGCTGAGACTTTATTCTTTGACTATAATCGTCAGCATGGCGTTCCGATTAAAGTCATGCGGATTTTCAATACCTATGGACCTAGAATGCATCCAAATGATGGTCGCGTAGTTTCCAATTTTATTGTCCAAGCATTAAAAGGTCAAGACATTACCATTTATGGAGACGGAAAGCAAACGAGATCTTTCTGCTATGTAGATGACAACATTGATGGCATGTATAAATTAATGAACTCTAGAGAGGGATTTACTGGGCCGGTTAACATTGGAAATCCAGGAGAATTTACCATGCTAGAATTGGCTCAACAGGTTATAGAATTAACCAATAGCAGTAGCAAGCTTGTATTCATGCCTCTCCCACAAGATGATCCGATGCAACGGAAACCTGTGATAGACCTTGCAAAACAAGAATTAGGATGGGAACCTAAAATCCCACTCAAAGAAGGTCTTGTAAAAACTATCGCTTACTTCGACTCCATACTAAGCGAATAA
- a CDS encoding arginine decarboxylase — protein MNRYIDLIQQTFDFPTKEFHVENNELFFNGVNLMEIIETYGTPLKLTYLPKISENIQNAKRFFGNAMAAHNYQGNYTYCYCTKSSHFSFVLDEALKNDIHIETSSTFDIPLVRSLYAKGKITKETYIICNGFKREKYKEYISELLNDGFVNCIPILDNLTEIDYYLEHVKVPFQVGIRIASDEEPKFGFYTSRLGVRYNDIISLYEEKIKNNPQVSLKMLHFFINSGIKDTAYYWSELTRFIQKYVDLKKVAPSLDTMDIGGGWPIKTNVFFDYDYQYMADQIVKNIKWMCAKNNTTEPNIFTEFGSYTVGESGAVLYSILEEKLQNDKELWYMIDGSFITQLPDSWGLNQKYIMLAVNNWDETYQGISLGGLTCDSMDYYNSEAHQFNIYLPKIQEGKKQYIGFFHTGAYQESLGGYGGIQHCLIPAPKHVLIDRDETGEIKHWLFAKDQTEESMLKTLGY, from the coding sequence ATGAACAGATATATTGACCTGATCCAACAGACTTTTGACTTTCCAACCAAAGAGTTTCACGTAGAAAACAACGAGCTCTTTTTTAATGGTGTCAATCTGATGGAGATCATTGAAACCTATGGAACGCCTCTCAAACTGACCTATTTGCCTAAAATTTCGGAGAATATCCAAAATGCGAAGCGGTTTTTTGGCAACGCCATGGCAGCCCATAATTACCAAGGCAATTACACGTACTGTTACTGCACCAAGTCTTCTCATTTCAGCTTTGTCCTAGATGAAGCTTTGAAAAATGATATTCACATTGAGACTTCCTCCACTTTTGACATTCCATTAGTTAGAAGTCTTTATGCCAAAGGCAAAATCACCAAAGAAACCTATATCATTTGCAATGGATTCAAGCGTGAGAAATACAAAGAATACATTTCTGAATTGCTAAATGATGGCTTCGTAAACTGTATTCCGATTTTGGACAATTTGACCGAGATCGATTACTACTTGGAGCATGTTAAGGTTCCATTTCAAGTAGGAATTAGGATCGCTTCTGACGAGGAACCTAAGTTTGGTTTTTACACCTCTAGACTTGGGGTTCGCTACAATGATATCATCAGCCTTTATGAGGAAAAGATCAAAAACAATCCTCAGGTAAGCCTAAAGATGCTTCATTTTTTCATCAATTCTGGGATTAAGGATACCGCTTATTACTGGTCAGAATTGACTCGATTTATCCAGAAATATGTGGATTTGAAAAAGGTAGCTCCAAGTTTGGATACCATGGATATCGGAGGAGGTTGGCCAATTAAGACCAATGTGTTCTTTGATTATGATTATCAGTATATGGCTGATCAAATCGTGAAAAATATTAAGTGGATGTGTGCTAAAAACAACACCACCGAACCTAATATTTTCACCGAATTTGGAAGCTACACGGTAGGAGAGAGTGGGGCAGTACTGTATTCTATCCTTGAAGAAAAGCTTCAAAATGACAAGGAGTTATGGTATATGATCGATGGATCATTTATCACGCAGTTGCCAGATAGCTGGGGGCTAAATCAAAAATACATTATGCTGGCCGTCAATAATTGGGATGAGACTTACCAAGGTATTTCTTTGGGAGGATTGACCTGTGATAGTATGGATTATTATAATTCAGAAGCCCACCAATTCAATATTTACCTTCCAAAAATCCAGGAGGGGAAGAAGCAATACATCGGCTTTTTCCATACCGGAGCTTATCAAGAATCACTTGGAGGATATGGAGGAATTCAACATTGCTTGATTCCTGCGCCGAAGCATGTGTTGATCGATCGGGATGAAACTGGTGAAATCAAACACTGGCTTTTCGCGAAAGATCAGACTGAAGAGAGTATGCTGAAGACTTTGGGGTATTAA